One genomic region from Rubidibacter lacunae KORDI 51-2 encodes:
- a CDS encoding DUF565 domain-containing protein — MQNTRLTLLTRTAGDRLQQFFVNPWRRLSAIAIGSLSGFFLGSAITLTTGQRGTNDLLAAALLLLFVELVNFRVYRLPPARGGNTPPRPLWVETLSALKLGLTFCLFLEAFKLGS, encoded by the coding sequence ATGCAAAATACCCGCCTGACATTGCTAACACGCACTGCAGGCGATCGCCTGCAGCAGTTTTTCGTCAATCCCTGGCGGCGGCTGAGCGCGATCGCGATCGGCTCGCTCTCGGGCTTTTTCCTGGGTTCGGCAATTACATTGACGACCGGTCAACGCGGCACAAACGATTTACTGGCGGCTGCCCTGCTACTGTTATTTGTCGAGTTAGTGAACTTCCGCGTCTACCGTCTTCCGCCTGCAAGGGGGGGCAATACACCACCACGCCCGCTCTGGGTCGAAACCCTATCCGCGCTCAAGCTCGGGCTTACCTTCTGCCTCTTCCTCGAAGCCTTCAAGCTCGGATCCTAA